In Daphnia pulex isolate KAP4 chromosome 7, ASM2113471v1, one genomic interval encodes:
- the LOC124198778 gene encoding RING finger protein unkempt-like isoform X3, with translation MPDNVTARDLTIQQSEIPQHHAYIYKFRVEQCPLFLQHKCTQHRPFTCFHWHFQNQRRRKPVRRRDGTLNYSADEYCTKYDETTGICQDGDECPFLHRTAGDTERRYHLRYFKTAPCVHETDTRGFCVKNGVHCAFAHGNSDLRNPVYDIRDIRAKETAEADMSGPNALDKERSLLNDDPKWQDTNYVLTNYKTEQCKKPPRLCRQGYACPQYHNSRDRRRSPKKFKYRSTPCPNAKHGEEWGDPSGCDNGDMCQYCHTRTEQQFHPEIYKSTKCHDMQTNSYCPRGSFCAFAHGDFEVVRDNGQYQDGGNNLAELLSSALPAVNNRTYGKENTNLNDLNDGRSIDLLLDNSPRSILDTHSTSSSATASTSVPMQTAYSRLQSLETGESILASSGPTAVGTTIGGFGPLVHPICKPRSLSVPGADMNSSGIDRMISLDRDEWDPITNPDQFDTLSKKSNLYGTGTLGGLLSHLQPAAYFPTAARLSNSTNAPDCVIGHAMDENEEQFKDSSREYESEQPSLCESITMGVGLLTGSAPVNIPRSGLDRHPPRLSPSPPAVNLFSGIRVGAHEIPLEGSNNSTSLFFKRRLRDDAANHQAKVLSLEEDLSQARNACDAWRCKAIVAEQQRDEAVARVTALQNEMRILRDSISVHSHRNKEGEEMRNVQI, from the exons atgccTGATAACGTAACTGCACGCGACTTAACCATTCAGCAATCTGAAATACCTCAGCATCATGCGTATATTTACAAATTCCGCGTCGAACAGTGCCCTTTATTTTTACAACACAAGTGTACACAACATAGACCATTCACCTGCTTTCACTggcattttcaaaatcaaagaaggCGCAAACCTGTACGCAGAAGGGATGGTACTTTGAATTACAGTGCTGATGAGTATTGCACAAAGTATGATGAAACTACAG GTATTTGCCAAGATGGTGATGAGTGTCCTTTCCTTCATCGTACTGCTGGTGACACAGAGAGAAGATATCACTTGAGGTACTTCAAAACTGCTCCATGTGTTCATGAAACTGACACAAGAGGATTCTGTGTAAAAAATGGAGTTCATTGTGCATTTGCTCATGGGAATTCTGATTTACGTAATCCAGTGTATGACATCAGAGATATAAGG GCTAAAGAAACTGCTGAGGCAGATATGAGTGGACCTAATGCCCTTGATAAAGAAAGAAGTCTTCTGAATGATGATCCCAAATGGCAGGACACAAACTATGTTTTAACCAATTATAAAACAGAGCAATGCAAAAAACCGCCACGTCTATGTCGACAAGGCTATGCCTGTCCTCAGTATCACAACAGCCGAGACCGCAGAAGGAGtcctaaaaaatttaaataccg TTCTACACCCTGTCCTAACGCCAAGCATGGAGAAGAATGGGGTGATCCTTCTGGGTGTGACAACGGAGATATGTGTCAGTATTGCCACACCCGAACTGAGCAGCAATTTCATCCAGAGATATACAAATCCACTAAATGTCATGACATGCAGACGAATAGTTATTGTCCTAGAGGATCATTTTGTGCTTTTGCTCACGGAGATTTTGAAGTGGTAAGAGATAATGGTCAATACCAG GATGGTGGAAACAATTTGGCTGAACTTTTGTCCAGTGCATTGCCTGCTGTAAATAACCGAACttacggaaaagaaaataccaaTTTGAATGACTTGAATGACGGACGTAGTATCGATCTACTTCTAGATAATTCTCCTAGAAGCATTTTGGATACCCATTCTACTTCGTCATCCGCCACAG CAAGCACTAGCGTTCCTATGCAAACAGCTTACAGCCGATTACAAAGTCTTGAAACTGGCGAATCAATTTTAGCTTCTAGTGGTCCAACGGCAGTTGGGACCACCATAGGTGGCTTTGGCCCACTAGTACACCCAATATGTAAACCCAGATCACTGTCGGTGCCAGGGGCCGACATGAACTCATCAGGAATCGATCGAATGATAAGTTTGGATCGAGATGAATGGGATCCCATTACAAATCCCGATCAATTCGATACTCTTTCAAAGAAATCTAATCTATACGGTACGGGAACGTTGGGTGGTCTATTGTCACATCTTCAACCAGCCGCGTATTTTCCGACTGCGGCTAG ATTAAGCAATTCAACAAATGCTCCAGATTGCGTTATTGGACATGCAATGGATGAAAATGAAGAGCAGTTTAAGGATAGTAGTCGAGAATATGAATCCGAACAACCTTCATTGTGTGAATCAATAACGATGGGTGTAGGATTGCTGACGGGGTCTGCTCCGGTTAATATTCCACGAAGTGGACTTGATCGCCACCCTCCTCGCTTGTCACCTTCACCACCGGCTGTTAATCTGTTCTCAGGAATACGAGTTGGCGCTCACGAAATACCATTGGAAGGATCAAACAATTCgacttctcttttctttaaaagg AGGTTGCGAGATGATGCGGCAAATCACCAAGCAAAAGTGCTCTCCTTAGAAGAGGATTTGTCGCAAGCCAGGAATGCTTGCGATGCTTGGAGATGCAAAGCGATAGTTGCCGAGCAACAGCGTGATGAG GCTGTGGCAAGGGTAACTGctcttcaaaatgaaatgaggaTACTGCGTGACTCCATTTCTGTCCACTCACATCGAAacaaagaaggagaagaaatgcGCAATGTTCAGATATGA
- the LOC124198778 gene encoding RING finger protein unkempt-like isoform X4, with translation MPDNVTARDLTIQQSEIPQHHAYIYKFRVEQCPLFLQHKCTQHRPFTCFHWHFQNQRRRKPVRRRDGTLNYSADEYCTKYDETTGICQDGDECPFLHRTAGDTERRYHLRYFKTAPCVHETDTRGFCVKNGVHCAFAHGNSDLRNPVYDIRDIRAKETAEADMSGPNALDKERSLLNDDPKWQDTNYVLTNYKTEQCKKPPRLCRQGYACPQYHNSRDRRRSPKKFKYRSTPCPNAKHGEEWGDPSGCDNGDMCQYCHTRTEQQFHPEIYKSTKCHDMQTNSYCPRGSFCAFAHGDFEVDGGNNLAELLSSALPAVNNRTYGKENTNLNDLNDGRSIDLLLDNSPRSILDTHSTSSSATASTSVPMQTAYSRLQSLETGESILASSGPTAVGTTIGGFGPLVHPICKPRSLSVPGADMNSSGIDRMISLDRDEWDPITNPDQFDTLSKKSNLYGTGTLGGLLSHLQPAAYFPTAARLSNSTNAPDCVIGHAMDENEEQFKDSSREYESEQPSLCESITMGVGLLTGSAPVNIPRSGLDRHPPRLSPSPPAVNLFSGIRVGAHEIPLEGSNNSTSLFFKRRLRDDAANHQAKVLSLEEDLSQARNACDAWRCKAIVAEQQRDEAVARVTALQNEMRILRDSISVHSHRNKEGEEMRNVQI, from the exons atgccTGATAACGTAACTGCACGCGACTTAACCATTCAGCAATCTGAAATACCTCAGCATCATGCGTATATTTACAAATTCCGCGTCGAACAGTGCCCTTTATTTTTACAACACAAGTGTACACAACATAGACCATTCACCTGCTTTCACTggcattttcaaaatcaaagaaggCGCAAACCTGTACGCAGAAGGGATGGTACTTTGAATTACAGTGCTGATGAGTATTGCACAAAGTATGATGAAACTACAG GTATTTGCCAAGATGGTGATGAGTGTCCTTTCCTTCATCGTACTGCTGGTGACACAGAGAGAAGATATCACTTGAGGTACTTCAAAACTGCTCCATGTGTTCATGAAACTGACACAAGAGGATTCTGTGTAAAAAATGGAGTTCATTGTGCATTTGCTCATGGGAATTCTGATTTACGTAATCCAGTGTATGACATCAGAGATATAAGG GCTAAAGAAACTGCTGAGGCAGATATGAGTGGACCTAATGCCCTTGATAAAGAAAGAAGTCTTCTGAATGATGATCCCAAATGGCAGGACACAAACTATGTTTTAACCAATTATAAAACAGAGCAATGCAAAAAACCGCCACGTCTATGTCGACAAGGCTATGCCTGTCCTCAGTATCACAACAGCCGAGACCGCAGAAGGAGtcctaaaaaatttaaataccg TTCTACACCCTGTCCTAACGCCAAGCATGGAGAAGAATGGGGTGATCCTTCTGGGTGTGACAACGGAGATATGTGTCAGTATTGCCACACCCGAACTGAGCAGCAATTTCATCCAGAGATATACAAATCCACTAAATGTCATGACATGCAGACGAATAGTTATTGTCCTAGAGGATCATTTTGTGCTTTTGCTCACGGAGATTTTGAAGTG GATGGTGGAAACAATTTGGCTGAACTTTTGTCCAGTGCATTGCCTGCTGTAAATAACCGAACttacggaaaagaaaataccaaTTTGAATGACTTGAATGACGGACGTAGTATCGATCTACTTCTAGATAATTCTCCTAGAAGCATTTTGGATACCCATTCTACTTCGTCATCCGCCACAG CAAGCACTAGCGTTCCTATGCAAACAGCTTACAGCCGATTACAAAGTCTTGAAACTGGCGAATCAATTTTAGCTTCTAGTGGTCCAACGGCAGTTGGGACCACCATAGGTGGCTTTGGCCCACTAGTACACCCAATATGTAAACCCAGATCACTGTCGGTGCCAGGGGCCGACATGAACTCATCAGGAATCGATCGAATGATAAGTTTGGATCGAGATGAATGGGATCCCATTACAAATCCCGATCAATTCGATACTCTTTCAAAGAAATCTAATCTATACGGTACGGGAACGTTGGGTGGTCTATTGTCACATCTTCAACCAGCCGCGTATTTTCCGACTGCGGCTAG ATTAAGCAATTCAACAAATGCTCCAGATTGCGTTATTGGACATGCAATGGATGAAAATGAAGAGCAGTTTAAGGATAGTAGTCGAGAATATGAATCCGAACAACCTTCATTGTGTGAATCAATAACGATGGGTGTAGGATTGCTGACGGGGTCTGCTCCGGTTAATATTCCACGAAGTGGACTTGATCGCCACCCTCCTCGCTTGTCACCTTCACCACCGGCTGTTAATCTGTTCTCAGGAATACGAGTTGGCGCTCACGAAATACCATTGGAAGGATCAAACAATTCgacttctcttttctttaaaagg AGGTTGCGAGATGATGCGGCAAATCACCAAGCAAAAGTGCTCTCCTTAGAAGAGGATTTGTCGCAAGCCAGGAATGCTTGCGATGCTTGGAGATGCAAAGCGATAGTTGCCGAGCAACAGCGTGATGAG GCTGTGGCAAGGGTAACTGctcttcaaaatgaaatgaggaTACTGCGTGACTCCATTTCTGTCCACTCACATCGAAacaaagaaggagaagaaatgcGCAATGTTCAGATATGA
- the LOC124198778 gene encoding RING finger protein unkempt-like isoform X2 — MPDNVTARDLTIQQSEIPQHHAYIYKFRVEQCPLFLQHKCTQHRPFTCFHWHFQNQRRRKPVRRRDGTLNYSADEYCTKYDETTGICQDGDECPFLHRTAGDTERRYHLRYFKTAPCVHETDTRGFCVKNGVHCAFAHGNSDLRNPVYDIRDIRAKETAEADMSGPNALDKERSLLNDDPKWQDTNYVLTNYKTEQCKKPPRLCRQGYACPQYHNSRDRRRSPKKFKYRSTPCPNAKHGEEWGDPSGCDNGDMCQYCHTRTEQQFHPEIYKSTKCHDMQTNSYCPRGSFCAFAHGDFEVDGGNNLAELLSSALPAVNNRTYGKENTNLNDLNDGRSIDLLLDNSPRSILDTHSTSSSATASTSVPMQTAYSRLQSLETGESILASSGPTAVGTTIGGFGPLVHPICKPRSLSVPGADMNSSGIDRMISLDRDEWDPITNPDQFDTLSKKSNLYGTGTLGGLLSHLQPAAYFPTAARLSNSTNAPDCVIGHAMDENEEQFKDSSREYESEQPSLCESITMGVGLLTGSAPVNIPRSGLDRHPPRLSPSPPAVNLFSGIRVGAHEIPLEGSNNSTSLFFKRVGSYSNTGAPFIDWGNHQTSPSNNSCRGLTGSGANHSPLLSSVASMSGSLGNHDRLRDDAANHQAKVLSLEEDLSQARNACDAWRCKAIVAEQQRDEAVARVTALQNEMRILRDSISVHSHRNKEGEEMRNVQI; from the exons atgccTGATAACGTAACTGCACGCGACTTAACCATTCAGCAATCTGAAATACCTCAGCATCATGCGTATATTTACAAATTCCGCGTCGAACAGTGCCCTTTATTTTTACAACACAAGTGTACACAACATAGACCATTCACCTGCTTTCACTggcattttcaaaatcaaagaaggCGCAAACCTGTACGCAGAAGGGATGGTACTTTGAATTACAGTGCTGATGAGTATTGCACAAAGTATGATGAAACTACAG GTATTTGCCAAGATGGTGATGAGTGTCCTTTCCTTCATCGTACTGCTGGTGACACAGAGAGAAGATATCACTTGAGGTACTTCAAAACTGCTCCATGTGTTCATGAAACTGACACAAGAGGATTCTGTGTAAAAAATGGAGTTCATTGTGCATTTGCTCATGGGAATTCTGATTTACGTAATCCAGTGTATGACATCAGAGATATAAGG GCTAAAGAAACTGCTGAGGCAGATATGAGTGGACCTAATGCCCTTGATAAAGAAAGAAGTCTTCTGAATGATGATCCCAAATGGCAGGACACAAACTATGTTTTAACCAATTATAAAACAGAGCAATGCAAAAAACCGCCACGTCTATGTCGACAAGGCTATGCCTGTCCTCAGTATCACAACAGCCGAGACCGCAGAAGGAGtcctaaaaaatttaaataccg TTCTACACCCTGTCCTAACGCCAAGCATGGAGAAGAATGGGGTGATCCTTCTGGGTGTGACAACGGAGATATGTGTCAGTATTGCCACACCCGAACTGAGCAGCAATTTCATCCAGAGATATACAAATCCACTAAATGTCATGACATGCAGACGAATAGTTATTGTCCTAGAGGATCATTTTGTGCTTTTGCTCACGGAGATTTTGAAGTG GATGGTGGAAACAATTTGGCTGAACTTTTGTCCAGTGCATTGCCTGCTGTAAATAACCGAACttacggaaaagaaaataccaaTTTGAATGACTTGAATGACGGACGTAGTATCGATCTACTTCTAGATAATTCTCCTAGAAGCATTTTGGATACCCATTCTACTTCGTCATCCGCCACAG CAAGCACTAGCGTTCCTATGCAAACAGCTTACAGCCGATTACAAAGTCTTGAAACTGGCGAATCAATTTTAGCTTCTAGTGGTCCAACGGCAGTTGGGACCACCATAGGTGGCTTTGGCCCACTAGTACACCCAATATGTAAACCCAGATCACTGTCGGTGCCAGGGGCCGACATGAACTCATCAGGAATCGATCGAATGATAAGTTTGGATCGAGATGAATGGGATCCCATTACAAATCCCGATCAATTCGATACTCTTTCAAAGAAATCTAATCTATACGGTACGGGAACGTTGGGTGGTCTATTGTCACATCTTCAACCAGCCGCGTATTTTCCGACTGCGGCTAG ATTAAGCAATTCAACAAATGCTCCAGATTGCGTTATTGGACATGCAATGGATGAAAATGAAGAGCAGTTTAAGGATAGTAGTCGAGAATATGAATCCGAACAACCTTCATTGTGTGAATCAATAACGATGGGTGTAGGATTGCTGACGGGGTCTGCTCCGGTTAATATTCCACGAAGTGGACTTGATCGCCACCCTCCTCGCTTGTCACCTTCACCACCGGCTGTTAATCTGTTCTCAGGAATACGAGTTGGCGCTCACGAAATACCATTGGAAGGATCAAACAATTCgacttctcttttctttaaaagg GTTGGAAGTTATAGTAACACCGGTGCACCATTTATTGACTGGGGGAATCACCAAACTAGTCCAAGTAACAACAGTTGTAGAGGATTGACAGGCTCCGGTGCTAACCACTCACCATTACTAAGCAGTGTGGCTTCGATGAGTGGATCGCTTGGAAATCATGAC AGGTTGCGAGATGATGCGGCAAATCACCAAGCAAAAGTGCTCTCCTTAGAAGAGGATTTGTCGCAAGCCAGGAATGCTTGCGATGCTTGGAGATGCAAAGCGATAGTTGCCGAGCAACAGCGTGATGAG GCTGTGGCAAGGGTAACTGctcttcaaaatgaaatgaggaTACTGCGTGACTCCATTTCTGTCCACTCACATCGAAacaaagaaggagaagaaatgcGCAATGTTCAGATATGA
- the LOC124198778 gene encoding RING finger protein unkempt-like isoform X1, whose product MPDNVTARDLTIQQSEIPQHHAYIYKFRVEQCPLFLQHKCTQHRPFTCFHWHFQNQRRRKPVRRRDGTLNYSADEYCTKYDETTGICQDGDECPFLHRTAGDTERRYHLRYFKTAPCVHETDTRGFCVKNGVHCAFAHGNSDLRNPVYDIRDIRAKETAEADMSGPNALDKERSLLNDDPKWQDTNYVLTNYKTEQCKKPPRLCRQGYACPQYHNSRDRRRSPKKFKYRSTPCPNAKHGEEWGDPSGCDNGDMCQYCHTRTEQQFHPEIYKSTKCHDMQTNSYCPRGSFCAFAHGDFEVVRDNGQYQDGGNNLAELLSSALPAVNNRTYGKENTNLNDLNDGRSIDLLLDNSPRSILDTHSTSSSATASTSVPMQTAYSRLQSLETGESILASSGPTAVGTTIGGFGPLVHPICKPRSLSVPGADMNSSGIDRMISLDRDEWDPITNPDQFDTLSKKSNLYGTGTLGGLLSHLQPAAYFPTAARLSNSTNAPDCVIGHAMDENEEQFKDSSREYESEQPSLCESITMGVGLLTGSAPVNIPRSGLDRHPPRLSPSPPAVNLFSGIRVGAHEIPLEGSNNSTSLFFKRVGSYSNTGAPFIDWGNHQTSPSNNSCRGLTGSGANHSPLLSSVASMSGSLGNHDRLRDDAANHQAKVLSLEEDLSQARNACDAWRCKAIVAEQQRDEAVARVTALQNEMRILRDSISVHSHRNKEGEEMRNVQI is encoded by the exons atgccTGATAACGTAACTGCACGCGACTTAACCATTCAGCAATCTGAAATACCTCAGCATCATGCGTATATTTACAAATTCCGCGTCGAACAGTGCCCTTTATTTTTACAACACAAGTGTACACAACATAGACCATTCACCTGCTTTCACTggcattttcaaaatcaaagaaggCGCAAACCTGTACGCAGAAGGGATGGTACTTTGAATTACAGTGCTGATGAGTATTGCACAAAGTATGATGAAACTACAG GTATTTGCCAAGATGGTGATGAGTGTCCTTTCCTTCATCGTACTGCTGGTGACACAGAGAGAAGATATCACTTGAGGTACTTCAAAACTGCTCCATGTGTTCATGAAACTGACACAAGAGGATTCTGTGTAAAAAATGGAGTTCATTGTGCATTTGCTCATGGGAATTCTGATTTACGTAATCCAGTGTATGACATCAGAGATATAAGG GCTAAAGAAACTGCTGAGGCAGATATGAGTGGACCTAATGCCCTTGATAAAGAAAGAAGTCTTCTGAATGATGATCCCAAATGGCAGGACACAAACTATGTTTTAACCAATTATAAAACAGAGCAATGCAAAAAACCGCCACGTCTATGTCGACAAGGCTATGCCTGTCCTCAGTATCACAACAGCCGAGACCGCAGAAGGAGtcctaaaaaatttaaataccg TTCTACACCCTGTCCTAACGCCAAGCATGGAGAAGAATGGGGTGATCCTTCTGGGTGTGACAACGGAGATATGTGTCAGTATTGCCACACCCGAACTGAGCAGCAATTTCATCCAGAGATATACAAATCCACTAAATGTCATGACATGCAGACGAATAGTTATTGTCCTAGAGGATCATTTTGTGCTTTTGCTCACGGAGATTTTGAAGTGGTAAGAGATAATGGTCAATACCAG GATGGTGGAAACAATTTGGCTGAACTTTTGTCCAGTGCATTGCCTGCTGTAAATAACCGAACttacggaaaagaaaataccaaTTTGAATGACTTGAATGACGGACGTAGTATCGATCTACTTCTAGATAATTCTCCTAGAAGCATTTTGGATACCCATTCTACTTCGTCATCCGCCACAG CAAGCACTAGCGTTCCTATGCAAACAGCTTACAGCCGATTACAAAGTCTTGAAACTGGCGAATCAATTTTAGCTTCTAGTGGTCCAACGGCAGTTGGGACCACCATAGGTGGCTTTGGCCCACTAGTACACCCAATATGTAAACCCAGATCACTGTCGGTGCCAGGGGCCGACATGAACTCATCAGGAATCGATCGAATGATAAGTTTGGATCGAGATGAATGGGATCCCATTACAAATCCCGATCAATTCGATACTCTTTCAAAGAAATCTAATCTATACGGTACGGGAACGTTGGGTGGTCTATTGTCACATCTTCAACCAGCCGCGTATTTTCCGACTGCGGCTAG ATTAAGCAATTCAACAAATGCTCCAGATTGCGTTATTGGACATGCAATGGATGAAAATGAAGAGCAGTTTAAGGATAGTAGTCGAGAATATGAATCCGAACAACCTTCATTGTGTGAATCAATAACGATGGGTGTAGGATTGCTGACGGGGTCTGCTCCGGTTAATATTCCACGAAGTGGACTTGATCGCCACCCTCCTCGCTTGTCACCTTCACCACCGGCTGTTAATCTGTTCTCAGGAATACGAGTTGGCGCTCACGAAATACCATTGGAAGGATCAAACAATTCgacttctcttttctttaaaagg GTTGGAAGTTATAGTAACACCGGTGCACCATTTATTGACTGGGGGAATCACCAAACTAGTCCAAGTAACAACAGTTGTAGAGGATTGACAGGCTCCGGTGCTAACCACTCACCATTACTAAGCAGTGTGGCTTCGATGAGTGGATCGCTTGGAAATCATGAC AGGTTGCGAGATGATGCGGCAAATCACCAAGCAAAAGTGCTCTCCTTAGAAGAGGATTTGTCGCAAGCCAGGAATGCTTGCGATGCTTGGAGATGCAAAGCGATAGTTGCCGAGCAACAGCGTGATGAG GCTGTGGCAAGGGTAACTGctcttcaaaatgaaatgaggaTACTGCGTGACTCCATTTCTGTCCACTCACATCGAAacaaagaaggagaagaaatgcGCAATGTTCAGATATGA
- the LOC124198780 gene encoding PHD finger-like domain-containing protein 5A yields the protein MAKHHPDLIFCRKQPGVAIGRLCEKCDGKCVICDSYVRPCTLVRICDECNYGSYQGRCVICGGPGVSDAYYCKECTIQEKDRDGCPKIVNLGSAKTDLFYERKKYGFKKR from the exons ATGGCAAAGCATCACCCAGATTTGATATTTTGTCGGAAACAACCAGGAGTTG CTATTGGCCGGCTGTGTGAGAAATGTGACGGAAAATGTGTTATCTGTGATTCGTACGTAAGACCATGTACATTAGTACGAATCTGTGATGAATGTAACTATGGATCATACCAAGGACGGTGTGTTATCTGTGGAGGACCAGGTGTCAGCGATGCATACTATTGTAAAGAATGTACAATTCAGGAAAAAGAT AGAGATGGGTGTCCAAAGATTGTTAATTTAGGTAGTGCTAAAACAGATTTGTtctatgaaagaaaaaagtatggttTCAAGAAGAGGTAG